The genomic region GCAACACGGTGCCGCTGACCGTGAGCGTCGCGAGCCCGATGACGGCGGGCGACTACGTCAAGAGCATCCACGTCTTCAACGAGAAGAACCCGCAGCCGAACATCGGCAATTTCTATCTCGGCCCCTCGTCCGGCCGCGCCCAAATCTCGACCCGGATTCGGCTCGCCGACACCCAGAAGGTGGTGGCGATCGCGCGTCTTTCCGACGACACGTTCTGGCAGGTCACGGCCGAGATCGTGGTGACGCTGGCCGCCTGCACCGAGGAGATGAATTGATGGCCGCGCTCATCAACGTTCCGCCGAAAGCCAGGCGCGGCGAAATCATCGAGATCCGCACGTTGACCTCGCACATCATGGAGACGGGCTTCCGCCATACCGCGGACGGCGCGCTGGTGCCGCGCGACATCATCACGAGTTTCACGTGCCGCTACAACGGCACCGAGATTTTTCGCGCCGATCTCTTTCCGGCGATAGCAGCCAATCCCTATCTGTCGTTTTTCACGGTCGCGAAGCAGAGCGGTAAGTTCGAGTTCGAGTGGATCGGCGACAACGGCTATTCGTCCAGCGCATCGGCGTCGATCACGGTCGAATGAGTTTTTGGCGCGCGATATCGGCCGCGGCGCTCCTCGCCACGGTCCCTGCCCTGCTCGCCGGCGAGATTGCGCCGGACGCGCGCCGCTCCGGCTATTCGTTCATGGGGCCCGACACGCGCGCGATGCAGGATGACGACACCTCAAATCCCGGCATGCTGTTCGTGCTCGACGGCGAGGCGTTATGGACGAAGAGGACCGGCAGCGCCGACAAGGCCTGCGTGGATTGCCATGGCGATGCACGCGGCAGCATGAAAGGCGTCGCGGCGCGCTATCCGGCCTTCGACAAGGCGCTGGCGCGCCCCGTCACGCTCGACCAGCGCATCAATCTGTGCCGCAGCAATCATCAGCAGGCGAGGCCGCTCCCCTACGAGAGCCGCGATTTGCTGGCCCTGTCCGCCTTCGTCGCGCACCAATCGCGCGGCACCGCGATCACCGCGGGCGACGATCCGCAACTGAAGCCATTCGTCGAACAGGGCCGCGCCCTCTTCATGCAGCGCGAAGGCCAGCTCAATCTTGCCTGCACCAATTGCCACGACGACAATTTCAACAAGCGGCTTGCCGGCGCGCCGGTCACGCAAGGACAGCCGACCGGCTATCCGCTTTATCGCCTGGAATGGCAGACGCTGGGATCGCTGGAGCGGCGGCTACGCAGTTGCATGACGGGTGTCCGCGCCCAGGCCTATGATTTCGGCGCGCCCGAGTTGGTCGCGCTCGAACTCTATCTGATGTCGCGAGCGCATGGCTTGCCGATGGAGACGCCGGCCGTGCGGCCCTGAATTCCGCAGATTAGGACTAGGCAGAAGCAGAACGGCCGCTAGTATCCGCCCAAATTGAGTCACAGGGAGGGACCTCAAGTGGTCAACCACAAAATCTCGCGTCGTACGCTCTTGACGGGCACTGCCGCAGCTGGCGCGCTCAGCCTGACGGGATTGCCGGCGCGTGCCGAGGTGAACTGGAAGAAATACGCGGGGACCAAGCTCGAGGTGATCCTCGCCAAGGGGCCCCGCGGCGACAACCTGCAAAAATACGTGAAGGAGTTCACCGAACTCACCGGCATCCAGGTCGAAGCGGAGCAGATTCCCGAGCAGCAGCAGCGCCAAAAGGTGGTGATCGAGTTCACCTCGGGACGGCCGAGCTTCGACGTCGTCCATCTCAGCTACCATGTGCAGAAGCGGCAATTCGAGAAGGCCGGCTGGCTCGCCGACTTGACGCCCTTCATGAAGGACCCGGCGCTCACCGCGGCCGATCTCGTCGAGGGCGACTTCTCGGCAGCCGGCCTGCAATACGCCAGGAACGACAAGGGCCAGATGCTGTCGCTGCCGTGGTCGGTCGATTATTTCATCCTCTACTACAACAAGGAGCTGTTCGAGAAGAAGGGCGTCACCGTTCCCAAGACCCTCGACGAGATGGCTGCGGCGGCCGAGAAGCTCACCGATACCAAGGAAGGGATCTACGGCTTTGTCGGGCGCGGCTTACGCAACGCCAACATGGCGATGTGGAGCAACTTCTTCCTCAACTATGGCGGGGAATTCCTCGACGCCAAGGGCAACATCCTGACGGACGGTCCGGAAGCCATTGCGGCGACCAAGCTCTATCAGACGCTCCTGACGAAATCGGCACCTCCAGGCGTCGCCGGCTTCAACTGGATGGAGTCGATGGCCTCGTTCACGCAAGGCCGATCCGCGATGTGGATCGACGGCGTCGGCTGGGCGCCGCCGTTGGAAGACCCGGCCGCCTCGCGCGTCGTCGGCAAGGTCGGCTACACCGTCGTGCCCGCCGGCCCCAAGGGCCAATATTCCTCGACCTATGGCGACGGCATCGGCGTTGCCGCTGCGAGCAAGAACAAGGAAGCCGCCTATCTGCTCTGCCAATGGGTGGTCTCGAAAACCCAGGGCGCGCGGCTGCTGCAGGCCGGCGGCGGCGTGCCGTTCCGCAACTCCATCCTTGGCGATCCCGAGGTCCAGAAGGGCGTCAAGACCAAGGAATGGCTGCAATCGGTGATCGATTCCGGCAAGATCAGCAAGCTGGGCCTGCCCGTCGTTATTCCCGTCGCCGAATTCCGCGATATCGTCGGCGCCGCGGTCACTGCGACCTTGTCCGGCGCCGATCCTGCCGCCGAGCTGAAGAAGGCCAACGATCAGTACCGGCCGATCCTGGAGCGTAGCGAGAAGGCGTGAGTGCGTTGACACAATCGACTCCGGGCGCGGCACAGTCTGAAGCCGCGCCGGAGAAGGAGTTGCGGCCGCCGTCCTACTGGCCGTTCGTGGTCCCGGCGCTGGTCGTCGTGATCGCGATCATCATCTTTCCGTGGGTCTTCACGATCTGGATGAGCCTGAACGAGTGGAAGGTCGGCTCCTCGACCACCTTCGTTGGCTTGTCCAATTATCTGCGGCTGACGAGCGATCCCCGCTTCATCGAGGCCGTCGGGCACACACTGGTCTACACCATACTGTCCGTGCTGCTGCCGCTCGTGCTCGGCACGTTTGCGGCCGTAGTGTTTCACCAGAAATTCCCTGGCCGCGGCTTTCTGCGCGGCGTCTTCATCATGCCGATGATGGCGACGCCGGTGGCGATCGCGCTGGTCTGGACCATGATGTTCCACCCGCAGCTCGGCGTACTGAACTATCTGCTGTCACTGGTCGGAATCCCCGCGCAGCTCTGGGTATTCCATCCCGCGACCGTCATTCCCTCGCTGGTGCTGGTCGAGACCTGGCAATGGACGCCGCTGGTCATGCTGATCGTACTCGGCGGCCTGGCAGCGATCCCGACCGAGCCTTACGAAAGTGCACAGATCGACGGCGCCAGCATCTGGCAGGTGTTCCGCTTCATCACCCTGCCGCTGATCATGCCGTTCCTGTTCATCGCCGGCATGATCCGCATGATCGATGCCGTGAAGAGCTTCGACATCATTTTCGCGATCACGCAGGGCGGTCCGGGATCGGCGTCGGAGACGATCAACATCTATCTCTACAGCGTCGCCTTCTCCTATTACGACCTCGGCTACGGCTCGGCGATCGCGGTCGTGTTCTTCCTGCTGATCGTTCTGCTCGCGGCGGTGATGCTTTATGCACGCCAACGCATGCTGTGGACCGAGATCGCGAGCGGCACATGAGTCCAAGGCAAATCATCGGCAAGATCGGCCTGTGGTTCTCGGTGTTCCTCATCGTGTCGCCGGCGATCCTGTTCTTTCTCTGGATGCTGTCGCTGTCGCTCAAATTCGAGATCGACAACGCCGCATACCCGCCGGTGTTCTTTCCCGAGCATGTCGCCTGGAAAAACTATGCCGACGTGCTCGCCTCCAACCGCTTTCTGACCTATTTCATCAACAGCCTGATCGTCACCGGCAGTGCGACGCTGCTTGCCCTGCTCGTCGGCGTTCCCGCCGGCTACGGCATCGCACGCATGGCCGCGCATAAATCCGCGATCGTGATCCTGATCGCCCGCATCACGCCGGGCCTGTCCTATCTGATCCCGCTGTTTCTCATGTTCCAGTGGCTGGGACTGCTCGGCACGCTGGTGCCGCAGATCATCATCCACCTCGTGGTCACGGTGCCGATCGTGATCTGGATTATGATCGGCTATTTCGAGACGACGCCAATGGAGCTGGAAGAAGCAGCCCTCATCGACGGCGCCACGCGCTGGCAGGTCTTCCGCCATGTCGCGCTGCCGATCGCCAAGCCTGGCATCGCGGTCGCTTTCATTCTCGCCGTGATCTTCTCCTGGAACAACTTTGTCTTTGGCATCGTGCTGGCCGGACGCGAGACACGCACCTTGCCAGTCGCGGTCTACAACATGATCTCGTTCGACCAATTGAGCTGGGGGCCGCTCGCGGCCGCCGCGCTGATCGTCACCCTTCCGGTGCTGCTGCTCACGGTGTTCGCCCAGCGACAGATCGTCGCCGGGCTCACCGCGGGTGCCGTCAAGGGCGGGTAGCTACTCCGCCGGTGCCGCGTGCATGTCCGCGTGCGGCATGTAGGACTCGCTCGCGCCGAGCCGGCTGGCCGCGAACAAACCGGCGGCCATCACGGCATAGGCGAACGCGACCGCGGGCGTGACGCCAAAGCCGCCGCCGATGCCGACGGCTTCGCCGTGCATGAAGCCGAAGTAGGTCAGGATCGCACCAACCAGCGCAAACGCCGAGGCCTTCTCGAAGTCGCGCTCGATGATGAAGACACCGATCGCACCCAGGATCAGGCCGCCGAGGATGGAGCCGCCGCCCATCACTTCGAGTCCGTGATAGAACACGCCCTGCTGAGGCAGTGCTGCGATCGCCGCAGCCTTGACCGCGTCGGCCTTGTCGGCGGCCATTCCGCCGACGGTCGCAGCCGCGTTCATGGTCGAGCCCAGCATGGTGTCGATCTGGAGCTTGGCCCAGGCGGCCAGATGCGGCGTCAGCGCCAGCACGATCGCGGGCGCGTGCTTGACCGGCGTGGTCTGGAACGCCTGCGCGCCGATCAGCATGCCGATATAGAGCAGGATGGGCGAGATCGCGGCGACCGGGACCAGCGCCAGCAGCACCGAGATGATGCCGAACCAAGCCAGCACCACCACCATGATGCCGGTCGCAGCCGAGTAACCAATGCGGCCGCCCATCGCCTTCCAGCCGGGATGGCCGATATAGACGGCGTTGATGAAGGGATTGCCCATCAGGCAGCCAATCAGGCTGACGATTCCGTCGGCGGTGAGCACGCGCGTGGTCGGATATTCGTCGCCGGCGGCCTCCGCGCTCTCGACATTGTCCATGGCCTCGACGAGATCATAGATGCCGAACGGAATGGCGGTAACCAGAATGATTCCGAGGAATTCGAAACCGGAGAAGACGTAGCCTACCGCCGGGATCGGCACCGAGAAGCCGAAATTGGCAAAGGCATCACCGACGCCTTTGACGCTCAGTCCACCGAGACCGAGGCCGAACAGGTTCGAACCCCATGCGATGACCATGCCCACCGCGATCGCGACGAGACCGGCGGGAATGCCGCGCCAATATTTCACGCCACCGAACCAGCTCACCAGAATGATGGCGAAGCAGACCAGGCCGATCTGCGGCGTCATGTACATTTCGAGCGCCGGCCGCATCGAGATGAAGGTGACGGATACGCCGGCGAGCGTACCGAGCAGCGCCGCGCGCGGCGTGATTTTTCGAATGAACGGCGCGATGAAGCCGCCGATCATCAGGATGAAGCTCTGGAAGAACACCCAGACCAGGCCCGCCGACCAGCCCTTGAGCGGATCGCCGGTCTTGATCGTGATCGGCAGCATGATCACGAAGGTGACGATGAACATGTGCGGTACGCTGACGCCTGACGGTAACGCACAGACGTCGTTGCGGCCGGTCGTCTGTGCCAGACGATAAGCGAGGAACGCGTAGTAGAAGGTGGAAAGGCACATCATCAGCCCGAGTGCGGGAAGGATGCGGCCGAACACCAGTGAGTCGGGCATCTTCAACACGAAGCGCAACAGGCCTGTGAGCACCAGCATGTTGACGAGGATGTTGGTGCCGAAGCCGAAAAACGCGTTCCAGTCGCCCGGTGTCCATAGTGCTGGCTTGAACTCGGAGGTGCCGGCCGTCCCTGTCGTGCCTGTGCTCATCGTGATGCCCCTACGCTGATGTGGAAATCTTCATCGCCTCCAGAACCGCGGCTGAGCTTGCAACCCAGCCGAAGATGCCGCCCTGGGCCTTGATCATCTTCAAGCCCATCTCGTGAAATTCGGGGAAGTAGGATGCGCAGCCGTCCGAGATGACGATGCAGCGATAGCCGCGGTCGTTGGCCTCGCGCACGGTGGTGTTGACGCACACCTCGGTGGTGACGCCGCACACCAGCAGATTCTCGATGCCGTATTTCTCCAGCACGTCGGTGAGCTCGGTGGCGTAGAACGCGCCCTTGCCGGGCTTGTCGATCACGATCTCGCTGTCGAGCGGATAGAGCTCCGGGATGATGTCGTGGCCCGCCTCGCCGCGAATGAGAATGCGGCCCATAGGACCGGGGTCCCCGATGCGAAGCGATGGCGCGCCGCGCTCGACTTTCGCCGGCGGCGCGTCGGAGAGATCGGGCAGATGGCCCTCGCGCGTGTGGATCACCAGCATGCCGGTCTCCCGCGCGGCCTTCAGCACCGCACCGATCGGCTTCACCGCGCGCGCGAGCTGGCTGACGTCGTTGCCGAGCGTCTCGCCGAAGCCGCCAGGCTCCATGAAGTCGCGCTGCATGTCGATGATGAGGAGCGCGGTAGCCGACCAGTCGAGCTTGACCGGCTCCGGTTCGGCGATGATGACACCCAATGTCGGCTTGGTTGAGTTCAACATGACTCAAGGCCCCCGCGAGAACTCTCGTTGCCCGGAGTTCTGCAAGCGCCGTGCCATTGTGTACAATGGCAATCGGGCGGACAGCGCGGGAAAATTTCCTGCGCCGTCAGAATGTTATGAGGAAATCCGGGGTCTGCTTATTCGCTGTGCGGCGGCTTTTGCGACGTGCATTTGCCCAAAGGATGAGCGACAACGAAGCTCGCTTCTACCGGGCAGTATCTCCGTACAGCCGTCGATATTCTTCCTCATACGGCGCGTAAGAATCCTTCAGCGTCGCCATGTTCAGCAGCATGGTCGCCACCACCGAATTCGTCTTGTCGAACACGCGCGTCTTCACCCAGGCGCTCTCGGTGCGTCGGCTGCCGGAGAGCGCGACGACCTCGCGCTCGACTTCGTAGTCCTCGTCCACAAACAGCGGGCCCTTCACCAGCCTGATCTCCTGGTCGGCGAACAGGCCGACGGCCGGGCCCTTGGCCGGGAGAGGATCGTCCTTGGAGCGGTACTGGAACAGCACGCTCAGCATCTCCATCGGGATGATCGCCCTGCCCCACGGATCTCGCAGAAGGATTGCCGGCGCCTGAATAATACGGCGAGGTCTCGGTGATGACGGCGAGCTTCTGCCGCAGCGAGAACGGATAGAGCTCGCCCATGATCTGGTCGAACGCCATCCGCACCGCCTGGCGCCGGCTCGTCTGCGCCACCTTCACGTCGCGCAGGATCACGGGATCAGTGAGCGGCTTGAGTTCGCCAAGACGCGCCTCCAGCGCGGTTGCGGCCTGCGGTTCTCCGACCGAGGCCGTGCCACGCAGCACCTCGGTGCCGTCACGTTTGACCATCTGGATCTGGCACTGGCTGGTGCCGGGCAGCGGCTTCGACAGGATCGCCTGCACCTCCTCGCCTTCGTAACAGACGCTGCGGTAATGCGCGGAGAGACAGCCGCTCTCGAACCAGACCTGTCCCCACAAACGCGCGCCGAGCGGAGCAAACTGGCTGAAATGGGTCGGGCCCTCGATGGTGCCGCCCTTGAAGCCGAGCTTCTGCGCGGTGGCGTCGTCGTGGGATCGAGGCGTGCGCGTCGTAGGTTTGGGATTGCAGCATCTGACGCGGCTGACGCCACGGCCCGATCAGAGCGCCGTCGGTCTCCGTGATCTCGGTATCGAACACTTGTGCCGTCATGGTGTCCTCCGCAAGCAAGCCATGACTAGCAGGAGCGCCACGGATGCGGCCAGCGATATTGACTTCGCCTGTGCATGCCCTTGACTGTCACAATTCGCGTCGCGCAGCCGCTCCTCCCTCCCGCAGCGCAAACCCCAAGTCGAATAAGAGCCGACCAAGAGACGAGGACTTCCGAAATGACGCTGATGCAGGTCGAGCTGGACGACAAATACCGGCTCGAATCGAAGCGGATCTTCCTGTCCGGCACGCAGGCGCTGGTCCGGTTGCCCATGTTGCAGCGCGAACGCGATCGACTTCAGGGCCTCAACACCGGCGGCTTCATCTCGGGCTATCGGGGCTCCCCGCTCGGCATGTACGACCACGCGCTGTGGCGCGCGAAGTCATACCTCCAGCAGCACGACATTGCCTTCGTCCCCGGCCTTAATGAGGACCTAGCGGCGACCGCCGTCTGGGGCAGCCAGCAGGTCGGCCTGTTTCCCGGCGCCAAGGTCGATGGCGTGTTCGGCATCTGGTACGGCAAGGGGCCCGGCGTCGATCGCTCGGTTGACGCGCTCAAGCATGCGAATGCCGCCGGCACCTCGCTGAATGGCGGCGTACTCGCGCTTGCCGGCGACGACCATGGCTGCCAATCCTCGACACTGGCACACCAG from Bradyrhizobium lupini harbors:
- a CDS encoding SoxY-related AACIE arm protein — translated: MPTTRRQFLNLAGSVTFAGAIPMVTLRPLEATPAMLTAAIRNVVGEAPVRTGKVKLDIPPLVENGNTVPLTVSVASPMTAGDYVKSIHVFNEKNPQPNIGNFYLGPSSGRAQISTRIRLADTQKVVAIARLSDDTFWQVTAEIVVTLAACTEEMN
- the soxZ gene encoding thiosulfate oxidation carrier complex protein SoxZ; the protein is MAALINVPPKARRGEIIEIRTLTSHIMETGFRHTADGALVPRDIITSFTCRYNGTEIFRADLFPAIAANPYLSFFTVAKQSGKFEFEWIGDNGYSSSASASITVE
- the soxA gene encoding sulfur oxidation c-type cytochrome SoxA; the encoded protein is MSFWRAISAAALLATVPALLAGEIAPDARRSGYSFMGPDTRAMQDDDTSNPGMLFVLDGEALWTKRTGSADKACVDCHGDARGSMKGVAARYPAFDKALARPVTLDQRINLCRSNHQQARPLPYESRDLLALSAFVAHQSRGTAITAGDDPQLKPFVEQGRALFMQREGQLNLACTNCHDDNFNKRLAGAPVTQGQPTGYPLYRLEWQTLGSLERRLRSCMTGVRAQAYDFGAPELVALELYLMSRAHGLPMETPAVRP
- a CDS encoding ABC transporter substrate-binding protein, which translates into the protein MVNHKISRRTLLTGTAAAGALSLTGLPARAEVNWKKYAGTKLEVILAKGPRGDNLQKYVKEFTELTGIQVEAEQIPEQQQRQKVVIEFTSGRPSFDVVHLSYHVQKRQFEKAGWLADLTPFMKDPALTAADLVEGDFSAAGLQYARNDKGQMLSLPWSVDYFILYYNKELFEKKGVTVPKTLDEMAAAAEKLTDTKEGIYGFVGRGLRNANMAMWSNFFLNYGGEFLDAKGNILTDGPEAIAATKLYQTLLTKSAPPGVAGFNWMESMASFTQGRSAMWIDGVGWAPPLEDPAASRVVGKVGYTVVPAGPKGQYSSTYGDGIGVAAASKNKEAAYLLCQWVVSKTQGARLLQAGGGVPFRNSILGDPEVQKGVKTKEWLQSVIDSGKISKLGLPVVIPVAEFRDIVGAAVTATLSGADPAAELKKANDQYRPILERSEKA
- a CDS encoding carbohydrate ABC transporter permease; its protein translation is MSALTQSTPGAAQSEAAPEKELRPPSYWPFVVPALVVVIAIIIFPWVFTIWMSLNEWKVGSSTTFVGLSNYLRLTSDPRFIEAVGHTLVYTILSVLLPLVLGTFAAVVFHQKFPGRGFLRGVFIMPMMATPVAIALVWTMMFHPQLGVLNYLLSLVGIPAQLWVFHPATVIPSLVLVETWQWTPLVMLIVLGGLAAIPTEPYESAQIDGASIWQVFRFITLPLIMPFLFIAGMIRMIDAVKSFDIIFAITQGGPGSASETINIYLYSVAFSYYDLGYGSAIAVVFFLLIVLLAAVMLYARQRMLWTEIASGT
- a CDS encoding carbohydrate ABC transporter permease, which encodes MSPRQIIGKIGLWFSVFLIVSPAILFFLWMLSLSLKFEIDNAAYPPVFFPEHVAWKNYADVLASNRFLTYFINSLIVTGSATLLALLVGVPAGYGIARMAAHKSAIVILIARITPGLSYLIPLFLMFQWLGLLGTLVPQIIIHLVVTVPIVIWIMIGYFETTPMELEEAALIDGATRWQVFRHVALPIAKPGIAVAFILAVIFSWNNFVFGIVLAGRETRTLPVAVYNMISFDQLSWGPLAAAALIVTLPVLLLTVFAQRQIVAGLTAGAVKGG
- a CDS encoding regulator, which codes for MSTGTTGTAGTSEFKPALWTPGDWNAFFGFGTNILVNMLVLTGLLRFVLKMPDSLVFGRILPALGLMMCLSTFYYAFLAYRLAQTTGRNDVCALPSGVSVPHMFIVTFVIMLPITIKTGDPLKGWSAGLVWVFFQSFILMIGGFIAPFIRKITPRAALLGTLAGVSVTFISMRPALEMYMTPQIGLVCFAIILVSWFGGVKYWRGIPAGLVAIAVGMVIAWGSNLFGLGLGGLSVKGVGDAFANFGFSVPIPAVGYVFSGFEFLGIILVTAIPFGIYDLVEAMDNVESAEAAGDEYPTTRVLTADGIVSLIGCLMGNPFINAVYIGHPGWKAMGGRIGYSAATGIMVVVLAWFGIISVLLALVPVAAISPILLYIGMLIGAQAFQTTPVKHAPAIVLALTPHLAAWAKLQIDTMLGSTMNAAATVGGMAADKADAVKAAAIAALPQQGVFYHGLEVMGGGSILGGLILGAIGVFIIERDFEKASAFALVGAILTYFGFMHGEAVGIGGGFGVTPAVAFAYAVMAAGLFAASRLGASESYMPHADMHAAPAE
- a CDS encoding cysteine hydrolase family protein — encoded protein: MLNSTKPTLGVIIAEPEPVKLDWSATALLIIDMQRDFMEPGGFGETLGNDVSQLARAVKPIGAVLKAARETGMLVIHTREGHLPDLSDAPPAKVERGAPSLRIGDPGPMGRILIRGEAGHDIIPELYPLDSEIVIDKPGKGAFYATELTDVLEKYGIENLLVCGVTTEVCVNTTVREANDRGYRCIVISDGCASYFPEFHEMGLKMIKAQGGIFGWVASSAAVLEAMKISTSA